In Bacillus sp. Cs-700, one genomic interval encodes:
- the trxB gene encoding thioredoxin-disulfide reductase, protein MSEKIYDVIIVGAGPAGMTAAVYTSRANLDVLMIERGIPGGQMANTEDVENYPGFDSILGPDLSTKMFEHAKKFGAQYQYGDVKEIRDNGDYKTVVSGNQEFHAKAIIVTSGAEYKKIGVPGEAEYSGRGVSYCAVCDGAFFKNKELVVVGGGDSAVEEGVYLTRFASKVTIVHRRDQLRAQKILQQRAFDNEKIDFIWNHTVKEILGENGKVNKTLLVNTVTGEEREFSADGVFIYIGMLPLNQAVSGLDITNEEGYIVTDENMATKVPGIYAAGDIRDKMLRQIVTATGDGSIAAQSVQHYIESLEDAGKEALV, encoded by the coding sequence ATGAGTGAAAAAATTTATGATGTCATTATTGTCGGTGCCGGGCCTGCAGGTATGACTGCAGCTGTATACACTTCTCGTGCTAATCTTGACGTTCTTATGATTGAACGCGGGATTCCGGGCGGACAAATGGCAAATACAGAAGATGTAGAAAACTATCCAGGTTTTGATAGCATTCTTGGTCCAGATCTTTCTACGAAAATGTTTGAGCACGCGAAGAAATTTGGCGCTCAATATCAATATGGTGATGTGAAAGAAATTCGTGATAACGGTGACTACAAGACAGTCGTATCAGGGAATCAAGAATTTCATGCAAAGGCCATTATTGTAACGAGTGGCGCAGAATACAAGAAGATTGGTGTTCCTGGCGAAGCAGAGTATAGCGGCCGCGGTGTTTCTTATTGCGCGGTTTGTGACGGAGCTTTCTTTAAGAACAAAGAGCTTGTTGTCGTTGGCGGTGGAGATTCAGCCGTTGAGGAAGGCGTGTATCTTACACGCTTTGCTTCTAAAGTAACCATTGTACACAGACGTGATCAGCTACGAGCACAGAAAATTCTTCAACAGCGCGCGTTTGATAACGAAAAAATTGATTTCATCTGGAACCACACGGTGAAAGAAATTCTAGGTGAAAATGGCAAAGTGAATAAAACGCTTCTTGTTAACACGGTAACTGGTGAAGAGCGTGAATTCAGTGCGGACGGTGTCTTTATTTACATCGGTATGCTTCCATTAAACCAAGCTGTTAGCGGTCTTGATATCACAAATGAAGAAGGCTATATCGTGACGGACGAAAACATGGCGACGAAGGTTCCTGGCATCTATGCAGCAGGTGACATTCGTGACAAAATGCTTCGTCAAATCGTAACAGCAACTGGCGATGGTAGTATCGCTGCGCAATCTGTTCAGCACTACATTGAATCACTAGAAGATGCTGGAAAAGAAGCGCTAGTCTAA
- a CDS encoding tetratricopeptide repeat protein, which translates to MRKELHASSEMKGRLIPFVQDGDYFYKKAMRAYQQRNLDKARQHLERAVKLVPEEVDYICQLAAVLSELGEYEASNEWLKFVLDDLDPEYYDCYFFLANNFAHMGLFKQTEEHAKIYLKHEPEGEFMEDAEELVDLILFEQSEHLSQEIGEEEQLIQEHEAARKAIEAGHFLEAIELLERMTEVYSEFWPAYNNLALAYFYSEQYEEAVEVLDDVLTKNEGNLNAVCNLTLFYDFLGQHVKRDVMLERLKNVYPIHPDHSYKLGSTFGFLGEHELAFHWLRKVESTRHVWDVPFYHWLAVSAYQLNRPDLAKRYWKKVQTVDAKNEMAEHYLAELEAGTLHKNQVSYRSQMPQEVEESDGKHDYHARMTHLMLLYTRRDPEGASILQTYCKRKDEPLLVKELSAYIAVTLADESVQIVDDEGAYTVRTQTDFPEYVRSGMRVIAELEQADISDSELHELIAMIWLPCYVKLSNSREAFQNVKATAAAMYYMWHKVRQTNVTQNEAANAFGVSGSTIYAYRKKLTRLLETNDL; encoded by the coding sequence ATGAGGAAAGAACTTCATGCTTCTTCGGAAATGAAAGGCCGACTGATTCCGTTCGTTCAGGACGGAGATTATTTTTATAAAAAGGCTATGAGAGCCTATCAGCAACGGAATTTGGATAAAGCAAGACAGCATCTTGAACGTGCGGTTAAACTTGTCCCCGAAGAAGTCGATTATATATGTCAACTTGCAGCGGTCCTGTCGGAATTAGGCGAATATGAAGCATCAAATGAATGGCTGAAATTTGTTCTTGACGATCTTGATCCTGAATACTATGATTGCTACTTTTTCCTTGCGAACAACTTTGCACATATGGGTCTGTTTAAACAAACGGAAGAGCATGCAAAAATTTACCTTAAGCATGAGCCAGAAGGTGAATTTATGGAAGATGCCGAGGAGCTTGTCGACCTCATCTTGTTCGAGCAATCCGAGCACTTATCTCAGGAGATTGGCGAAGAAGAACAGTTGATTCAAGAGCATGAAGCCGCTCGTAAAGCGATTGAAGCGGGGCATTTTCTTGAAGCGATTGAGTTACTTGAGCGGATGACAGAAGTTTATTCTGAGTTTTGGCCTGCGTACAATAACCTTGCCCTCGCTTATTTTTATAGTGAGCAGTATGAGGAAGCCGTCGAAGTACTCGATGACGTCTTAACGAAAAATGAAGGGAATCTAAACGCGGTTTGTAACTTAACGCTTTTCTATGATTTCCTCGGTCAACATGTTAAACGTGATGTGATGCTTGAGAGGCTTAAGAATGTCTACCCGATTCATCCTGATCATTCGTATAAATTAGGAAGTACGTTTGGGTTTTTGGGTGAACATGAGCTTGCTTTTCACTGGCTACGTAAGGTTGAGAGTACCCGACACGTGTGGGACGTGCCGTTCTATCACTGGTTAGCCGTTTCTGCGTATCAACTGAATCGTCCTGATCTTGCAAAGCGTTACTGGAAAAAGGTTCAAACGGTTGATGCAAAGAATGAAATGGCAGAGCATTATCTGGCAGAACTCGAAGCGGGTACGCTTCATAAAAACCAGGTTAGCTACCGATCACAGATGCCCCAAGAAGTGGAAGAGTCTGACGGGAAACACGATTATCATGCTAGAATGACGCATCTGATGCTTCTCTATACGAGACGCGATCCAGAAGGTGCTTCGATTTTACAAACCTATTGTAAACGAAAAGACGAACCTCTTCTTGTTAAAGAGCTTTCAGCGTATATTGCGGTCACTCTTGCTGATGAATCGGTCCAAATCGTAGATGATGAAGGGGCGTATACTGTACGTACACAGACAGATTTCCCTGAATATGTACGATCAGGAATGCGTGTTATTGCTGAGCTAGAGCAGGCAGATATTAGTGACTCAGAACTGCATGAGCTAATTGCGATGATCTGGTTGCCTTGTTATGTTAAACTTTCAAATAGTAGAGAAGCCTTTCAGAACGTGAAAGCAACTGCTGCTGCGATGTATTACATGTGGCATAAAGTAAGACAAACAAACGTCACTCAAAACGAAGCCGCAAACGCGTTCGGTGTATCTGGATCAACCATATATGCTTACCGTAAAAAGTTAACGCGCTTACTGGAGACGAATGACCTCTGA
- the hisIE gene encoding bifunctional phosphoribosyl-AMP cyclohydrolase/phosphoribosyl-ATP diphosphatase HisIE, with amino-acid sequence MNTDMIQFDEKGLVPAIVQDAVSKEVLTLAYMNKESLTKTIETKETWFYSRSREELWHKGETSGNTQHVLDLRYDCDQDAVLVLVNPEGPACHKGTYSCFSDSLLSEEATPNTDRFAILNTLEQTIAKREAERPDGAYTTYLFNEGVDKILKKVGEEASEVIIAAKNRDHQELTWESADLIFHLMVLLREQECALDDVLQVLEERHASK; translated from the coding sequence ATGAATACCGACATGATTCAATTTGATGAAAAGGGCCTTGTCCCAGCAATTGTGCAGGATGCAGTGAGTAAAGAAGTGCTAACACTAGCATATATGAACAAAGAGTCTCTTACGAAAACAATCGAAACAAAGGAAACGTGGTTTTACAGCCGTTCACGTGAAGAGCTATGGCATAAGGGAGAGACTTCAGGCAATACGCAGCACGTTCTTGATCTTCGCTATGACTGTGATCAAGACGCAGTGCTTGTGCTTGTAAATCCCGAAGGACCAGCCTGTCATAAAGGGACTTACTCTTGTTTCAGTGATTCTTTGCTTTCAGAAGAAGCAACGCCGAACACGGATCGTTTTGCTATCCTCAATACGCTTGAACAAACGATTGCTAAAAGAGAAGCTGAGCGTCCTGATGGAGCTTATACAACTTATCTTTTTAATGAAGGTGTTGATAAGATTCTAAAGAAGGTTGGCGAAGAAGCTTCCGAAGTCATCATTGCAGCGAAAAACCGCGACCACCAAGAACTTACGTGGGAATCAGCCGACTTGATTTTTCATTTGATGGTGTTGTTAAGAGAGCAGGAATGTGCGCTCGATGACGTTCTTCAGGTACTCGAGGAACGACACGCTTCAAAATAA
- the hisF gene encoding imidazole glycerol phosphate synthase subunit HisF yields the protein MLTKRIIPCLDVKDGRVVKGIQFVGLRDAGDPVELARVYDQEGADELVFLDISASHEGRETMVDVVRQVAAELAIPFTVGGGINKLEDMKRVLRAGADKVSMNTAAVLRPELIREGADYFGTQCMVVAIDAKWEEETNSWRVYTHGGRTATEWDAVEWARKAQEMGAGEILLTSMNADGSKDGFDVPLTKAIGEAVSIPVIASGGAGSSEDFLEVFHEASADAALAASIFHYKETSLSHVKDYLKQNGVAIR from the coding sequence ATGCTGACGAAACGAATTATTCCGTGCCTGGATGTAAAGGACGGTCGCGTTGTGAAAGGCATCCAGTTTGTAGGTCTTAGAGATGCAGGTGATCCTGTTGAGTTAGCGAGAGTGTATGATCAAGAAGGGGCAGATGAGCTTGTTTTCTTGGATATCTCTGCTTCTCATGAAGGAAGAGAAACAATGGTCGATGTGGTGCGGCAGGTGGCAGCAGAACTTGCGATTCCATTTACTGTTGGCGGCGGAATTAATAAGCTTGAAGATATGAAGCGTGTGCTTCGCGCAGGAGCAGATAAAGTATCGATGAATACAGCAGCAGTTCTTCGTCCGGAATTAATCCGTGAAGGCGCAGATTATTTTGGAACACAGTGTATGGTTGTGGCAATTGATGCAAAGTGGGAAGAAGAAACAAATTCCTGGCGTGTCTATACGCATGGTGGACGCACGGCAACGGAATGGGATGCTGTTGAGTGGGCAAGGAAGGCTCAGGAAATGGGAGCAGGCGAAATACTATTAACAAGCATGAATGCTGACGGAAGTAAAGACGGATTTGATGTTCCTTTAACGAAAGCGATTGGCGAAGCTGTCTCCATTCCTGTCATTGCATCAGGAGGAGCAGGGTCTTCTGAAGACTTTCTCGAAGTCTTCCACGAAGCTTCGGCGGATGCCGCTCTTGCCGCATCGATCTTCCACTATAAAGAAACCTCACTATCACATGTGAAAGATTACTTAAAACAAAACGGGGTGGCGATTCGATGA
- the hisA gene encoding 1-(5-phosphoribosyl)-5-[(5-phosphoribosylamino)methylideneamino]imidazole-4-carboxamide isomerase, with product MPITIYPAIDMRGGKCVRLLQGDYNKETIYGDSPFDMAKQFADEGAEWIHMVDLDGAREGKRVNDRHVLEVANNLSARVQVGGGIRTEEDVAYYLENGVDRIILGSSAISDPDFVKRMLSKYKEKIAIGIDARDGYVAVEGWLKTSEIKAVELGKELAEHGAEVFIFTDISKDGTLSGPNVEAIAELGEATGKEVIASGGISNLDDVKSLEQRSDSISGAIIGKALYTNQFTLKQALEV from the coding sequence ATGCCAATTACCATTTATCCTGCTATTGATATGAGAGGCGGCAAATGTGTCCGCCTTTTGCAAGGTGATTACAACAAAGAAACCATTTACGGCGATTCGCCTTTTGATATGGCAAAGCAATTTGCTGATGAGGGAGCCGAGTGGATCCATATGGTTGATCTTGACGGGGCAAGAGAGGGAAAGCGTGTGAATGATCGCCACGTTCTTGAAGTGGCCAACAACTTATCGGCGCGTGTACAAGTTGGGGGAGGAATTCGAACGGAAGAAGACGTTGCTTATTACCTTGAAAACGGTGTTGATCGGATTATTCTCGGTAGCAGTGCCATATCTGACCCGGACTTTGTGAAAAGAATGCTTTCTAAATATAAAGAAAAGATCGCGATTGGAATCGATGCAAGAGATGGCTATGTGGCAGTTGAAGGCTGGCTAAAAACATCCGAGATTAAAGCTGTTGAGCTCGGAAAAGAACTCGCTGAGCATGGAGCAGAGGTTTTCATTTTTACGGATATTTCAAAAGACGGCACGCTATCAGGCCCAAACGTTGAAGCAATTGCTGAACTTGGCGAGGCGACAGGCAAAGAAGTGATTGCTTCAGGTGGAATCAGCAACCTTGATGATGTGAAAAGTCTTGAACAAAGAAGTGACTCCATTAGCGGTGCGATTATTGGAAAAGCACTTTACACGAATCAATTTACATTAAAACAAGCGCTGGAGGTCTAG
- the hisH gene encoding imidazole glycerol phosphate synthase subunit HisH, giving the protein MIGIIDYGMGNLYSVSKALERLGYDYFVSEDEKELAKATGLLLPGVGSFRDAMAILTETGLKAFIEKEVEAGKPLLGICLGMQLLFEESDENGYAEGFSFLPGKVKKFPGKDAAGNAYKVPHMGWNKLVIHQRDSFLMNDVGDEHVYFVHSYYVDTDDRDVLISTADYAEEVPAVVGKGKVFGTQFHPEKSSHAGLAILKNYAQYVERNDA; this is encoded by the coding sequence ATGATCGGAATTATTGATTATGGCATGGGGAATTTATACAGCGTAAGTAAGGCACTAGAGCGTCTCGGTTATGACTATTTTGTTTCAGAAGACGAGAAGGAGCTTGCCAAAGCGACTGGACTTCTCCTTCCTGGAGTTGGTTCTTTTCGTGATGCGATGGCGATCTTAACCGAAACGGGCTTAAAAGCTTTTATTGAAAAAGAAGTGGAAGCAGGTAAACCGTTACTTGGCATTTGTCTAGGCATGCAGCTTCTTTTTGAAGAAAGTGATGAAAATGGGTATGCGGAAGGCTTCTCTTTTTTACCGGGTAAAGTAAAGAAGTTTCCTGGCAAGGATGCAGCTGGTAACGCCTATAAAGTTCCACATATGGGATGGAACAAACTAGTGATCCATCAGCGTGATTCCTTTTTAATGAATGATGTCGGAGATGAGCACGTGTATTTTGTTCACTCCTATTATGTTGATACAGATGATCGTGATGTTTTAATTTCAACAGCTGATTATGCTGAGGAAGTTCCGGCTGTTGTAGGAAAAGGCAAGGTGTTTGGTACCCAGTTCCACCCTGAGAAAAGCAGTCATGCCGGTCTTGCGATATTAAAAAACTATGCCCAATACGTAGAAAGGAATGACGCATAA
- the hisB gene encoding imidazoleglycerol-phosphate dehydratase HisB: MSEERKSSISRETSETSINLSFGVDGSGKTDLQTGVPFLTHMLDLFTKHGKFDLAIAANGDTEVDDHHTTEDIGICLGEALKQALGSKEGIKRYGNAFVPMDDALAQVVVDLSNRPHLEYRVELPATRVGTFDTELVHEFLWKLAIEARMNLHVIVHYGHNTHHIIEAIFKALGRALDEATLIDPRVKGVPSTKGML; the protein is encoded by the coding sequence ATGAGTGAAGAGAGAAAAAGTTCCATTTCGAGAGAAACCTCTGAAACATCGATTAACTTATCCTTTGGGGTGGACGGAAGCGGAAAAACCGATTTGCAAACCGGCGTTCCTTTTCTTACTCACATGCTTGATTTGTTCACTAAGCATGGCAAGTTTGATTTAGCGATCGCGGCAAATGGTGACACGGAAGTTGATGATCACCACACAACAGAGGATATTGGAATTTGCCTTGGTGAAGCACTAAAACAGGCGCTTGGGTCAAAAGAAGGCATTAAGCGATATGGCAATGCGTTTGTTCCGATGGATGATGCACTTGCTCAGGTTGTCGTGGATTTAAGCAATCGTCCTCACCTTGAATATCGTGTAGAGTTGCCAGCGACGCGTGTTGGAACATTTGATACTGAGTTGGTTCATGAGTTTTTATGGAAACTTGCGATTGAAGCAAGAATGAACTTACATGTGATCGTTCATTACGGACACAATACACACCACATCATAGAAGCCATTTTTAAAGCGCTCGGACGTGCTCTAGATGAGGCAACGCTGATCGATCCTCGAGTAAAAGGTGTGCCATCAACGAAAGGAATGCTGTAA
- the hisD gene encoding histidinol dehydrogenase, producing MKIVNRNEGISIKRSIEQGTEDQRHAVLSILSQVKETGDQAVKENTKKFDGADLEEFRVSTEEIEKAYRDLSDELITTIRQAAENIQTFHERQRRQSWFTTAEDGTMLGQKVTPLDSVGVYVPGGKAAYPSSVLMNVIPAIAAGVTRIAMVTPPDAEGNVPSGVLVAANEVGVTEIFKVGGAQAVAALAYGTETIAPVDKIVGPGNIFVALAKREVFGIVDIDMIAGPSEIVVLADEHANPAYVAADLLSQAEHDERASAVLVTTSATLAERVQEEVKQQLFELPRAEIAAASIEDYGMIYVVDHLAEAVEAVNELAPEHLEIMVEEPMTLLGKIRHAGAIFLGPYSSEPVGDYFAGPNHVLPTNGTARFSSPLSVDDFIKKSSVISYSKEALRQNGNSIAALAKLEGLDAHARAVELRLEDLK from the coding sequence ATGAAAATCGTTAATCGGAACGAAGGCATTTCAATTAAGCGCTCGATTGAGCAAGGGACGGAAGATCAGCGTCATGCTGTTCTTTCGATTCTTTCCCAAGTGAAAGAAACTGGCGATCAAGCGGTTAAGGAAAACACAAAGAAGTTTGATGGAGCGGATTTAGAAGAATTTCGCGTTTCAACTGAAGAAATCGAAAAAGCCTATCGCGATTTATCAGATGAACTTATTACTACGATTAGGCAAGCCGCTGAAAACATTCAAACGTTTCATGAGCGTCAGCGTCGCCAATCCTGGTTTACGACAGCTGAAGACGGTACAATGCTAGGACAAAAAGTGACGCCACTTGATTCTGTTGGCGTCTATGTTCCGGGTGGAAAAGCAGCCTATCCTTCTTCCGTACTAATGAATGTCATTCCTGCTATCGCAGCAGGTGTAACGCGAATTGCAATGGTCACACCGCCTGATGCAGAGGGAAATGTTCCTTCTGGTGTTCTTGTTGCAGCAAATGAAGTAGGCGTCACGGAAATCTTTAAAGTTGGCGGTGCGCAGGCAGTGGCCGCTCTCGCATACGGGACAGAAACGATTGCTCCGGTTGATAAAATTGTAGGACCGGGTAATATTTTCGTTGCGCTTGCGAAACGAGAAGTGTTTGGAATCGTCGATATCGATATGATCGCTGGTCCAAGTGAAATTGTTGTGCTAGCGGATGAACATGCGAATCCAGCTTATGTGGCAGCAGATCTTTTATCCCAAGCAGAACATGATGAGCGGGCAAGCGCAGTTCTTGTAACAACATCAGCTACGCTAGCGGAGCGCGTTCAAGAAGAGGTAAAGCAACAGCTTTTTGAACTTCCGCGCGCCGAAATTGCTGCAGCGTCGATTGAGGATTATGGCATGATCTATGTTGTTGATCACCTTGCGGAAGCGGTTGAAGCAGTGAATGAGCTTGCTCCTGAGCACCTTGAAATCATGGTTGAAGAACCGATGACGCTTCTCGGAAAAATTCGTCATGCAGGAGCGATTTTTCTTGGTCCTTATAGCTCCGAACCTGTTGGGGATTATTTTGCTGGACCTAACCACGTGCTTCCAACCAATGGAACCGCACGCTTTTCAAGTCCGCTCTCAGTAGATGACTTTATAAAAAAATCGAGCGTTATTTCTTATAGTAAAGAAGCATTAAGACAGAACGGTAACAGCATCGCAGCGCTGGCTAAGCTTGAAGGACTTGATGCTCATGCGAGAGCTGTTGAACTTCGATTGGAGGATTTAAAATGA